The sequence GCTGGTAGAAGGCTTCAGCCGTTATTGTTTGCTCAGCACTATCCTCCAGAAAATGACTGGCTCGCAGGCGAAGTCATTTTCTGGAGGATAGTGCTTCTGCCATATTCACGCGGCAGCCACACGGCTTTTCATCATAGTTATCGCATTGTCTGGGCACCCAAATATCGCTTCAAGGTGCTGCATGGTGAGGTACGATTGCGAGTGCGCGAGATTATCCGGCAGGTTTGCAGCGAGCTGGGCGTGACCATCATCCATGGTGCTCTGTCGCGCGATCATGTCCATATGTTCGTCGAGATACCGCCCCATGTGTGGACGGCTCTCCGTTGGTGAGGGTTTGACTGGTGCGTTTGCATTGCTGGTTGGAGCGGCCATGTGTCCGACCTGTGTATGCGGCACATATTGCCGCTGGCCCTAATGCCATTCGCGCGAAGCGGGTCCCGATCAATTGCACGCACTCGAAGTGCTGGGGCGGTCTGAGTTTTCCCGTTTCGGCGGTTTTAACCGGCTTTTTGCATCAACTCCTGTCTCTCCTTTCCAACCTCTTTAGCGCGCCCTACTCAGCGCTGCTTATATCATGTCGCAACCGGATTGCGATAGTGTTCTCTGAACCGCCCCGGGATTGCCGGAGGCCATTTGGTTTAAGTTAAGCGGCCATGTCGGTTTCGTCCAGCATGGCGTAGTAGTTTTTCTCAGCTTCCACGGGCGGGATATTGCCGATGGGTTCCAGCAGCCGTTTATTGTTGAACCAGTTCACCCATTCCAGTGTGGCATATTCGACAGCTTCGAATGACCGCCATGGTCCGCGCCGGTGGATCACTTCCGCCTTGTAAAGACCATTAATCGTCTCGGCCAAAGCATTGTCATAGCTGTCGCCGACGCTGCCGACCGATGGTTCGATGCCTGCCTCGGCCAAGCGTTCAGTATAATTGATCGATACAAATTGGCTGCCACGGCCACTGTGATGGATTAGGCCGCCGCGATGCTTGGGCCGCCGATCATGTAAAGCCTGTTCCAATGCATCCAGAACAAAGCTGGCGTAAGCGGTTCTACTGACCCGCCAGCCAACGATATATCGGGCGTAAACGTCAATCACGAATGCGACATATACGAAGCCTTTCCAGGTCGCGACGTAGGTGAAGTCCGATACCCACAGCATATTGGGCGAAGGGGCATGGAACTGGCGGTTTACATGCTCGACCGGACACGGCGCTGCATGATCGCTGACCGTCGTTCGCACAGGCTTTCCGCGTATCACCCCTTGAAGGCCCATATTGCGCATCAACCGTTCGATGGTGCAGCGGGCAATGTCGAAGCCTTCGCGGTTCATCTGCCGCCAGACCTTGCGAATACCATATACCCCGAAGTTCTCGGCAAATACGCGCGCGATCTCCGGCTTCAACACCATATCACGCTTAGCGCGATCCGACAGCCGCGAGGGATCCCGGCGCTTGGCGAGATGACTGTGATAGGTCGACGGGGCAATTGGCAGAACTTTGCAAATTGGCTCGACCCCATAGTCTTCGCGGTTATCATCGATAAACGCGACCATTTGCGAAACGGGCGGTCGAGCGCTCAGGCATCGCTTGAAGCGGTGCCGCTTCTGCCTTCGCCCTGAGCAAAATATGCCGATGCCTTACGTAAAATCTCGTTGGCTTGACGAAGCTCCCGGTTCTCACGTTCCAAAGCTTTCAGCTTGTCGGCCATCTCCGTTGGAACACCGGCGCGATGGCCACTGTCGACCTCTGCACGCTTTACCCATTCATGCAACGTCGGTGGTGAACAGCCGATCTTCTGAGAAATGGACACTACCGCTGCCCAGCGCGATGGATAATCCTGTCTGTGATCCAGCACCATGCGGGTAGCACGGGTGCGAACCTCCGGTGAAAACTTGTTCGTGGTCTTGCTCATAATAGCTCCTTCTACTCAAGAGTTGGAGCCTCCGGCAATCCCGGGGCGGTTCAATCCGCTACTTCCATATCGATATTTCCGAACTGCGCCATGAAGGCGGCAAAGGCTTTCTGTTCGTCGCTGTGGATCGCACCTCAAAGCCGGGGTTCGCCCAAATCTACCGCAAGGCGACCAAGCTGGCTGCTGCTGCCGTTCTGCGGGTTCTGGTTAAGATAGTGCCCTACAAAATCCACACAATCCTCACCGGTAATGGCGTGCAATTTACCGACCGCTACCAAAGCGACGGTCGTGGCTGTTGGTCCAGGGGTGATAGGGTTTGGTGAGCCGGTGCTCGATACCATTTTGAAGAACCCTAACATGTCACGCGCCGGATTGCTTCGCTCGATCATCTCAGCGGTGGGCGGGCTGGAACGTCGTGACCACAGCTAACCCCGACAATGCGAAGAATTTCGGTAATGAGGTGCAGCCGGAACATGGGGCCCTTATTTGCGCGCCCGCGAATTCTACTATGTGGTGACCGGACTGTGGGACAGCTTTGCCGAGGATGCCGTCGTTTGGGACGCGGAGAGCGGAATCTATTTCGACCTTGACCGGATGCATGTGCTCGATCACAAAGGACCGCATTTTTCGGTTCGCGGTTCGCTTAACATTGCTCGCCCGGTCCAGGGATGGCCGGTCATTTTCCAGGCCGGGACCGCGGAAGCGGGGCGTCTGCTCGCCGCTGAAACGGCCGAGGTTGTCTTTGCAGCAGAATCGCATCTCGTTGGTGGCAAGCGCTTCTATGCCGATGTGACGGGACGGATGGCGCAGGTCGGGCGAGATCCAGATCATCTGAAAATTCTGCCCGCAGCATTCGTCGTCGTCGGCGAAACGGTCGAACAGGCCTAGGCCAAGCGCGCCCATCTCGACGGTCTGGTCCATTACCAAAGCGGCATTCAATCGCTCTGTGGCATGCTCGGGTTCGACGTGTCGGGTTTTGATCCCGATGGCCAGCTGGGCACCTCCAAAAACCTCTCGCATTTTAGTGCGTGATCTGATTCATTGTTTTGATGAGGAGGCGGTGATGAAGCATGCAGGTTTGTTTGGATTATCGGATCATTTGAAGCGGCTGTCGGCGAACGGCGATCCGCTGGAGGAACTGGGTCGGATTGTTGACTTTGAAGCGTTTCGTCCGATCCTGGACAATGCGCTTGGCTATTCGGATGACACGAAGGGCGGCCGTCCGCCCTATGATCCGGTGGCGATGTTCAAGATACTGATCCTGGCCGCGCAGAATAATGTAGCTGATGCCCGCATGGAATATCTGATCCGTGACCGGTTGAGTTGGCTGCGTTTCCTGGGCTTTGATCTTGGCGCTCCTACATCTGATGCCAATACGATCCGGATCTTTCGTGAACGGCTGACCGAGACGAAGGCCATTACACTGCTGTTTGAAGCGTTTGACAACAGGCTTCGCAGCAATGGCTATCTCGCCATGGGCGGGCAGATTGTAGACGCGGCCCTCGTTGCGGCTCCCAAGCAGCGCAACACTGGGGCCGAAAAGGACGCGATCAAGGCGGGAAAAACAGCCGACGAGGTCTGGCGTGACGAGTCCGCCAAGGCAGCACAAAGAGATACAGATGCACGCTGGACCGTGAAGTTTGCCAAGGCGCGCGTACCACTGCAGGCGGTAAGCCCCAGATCGACATTGCGATCCCCAGCTTTGGCTACAAGAACCACATTGCCATTGATCAGCGCTTTGGCTTTATCCGCAAATCGGTCGTCACGCACGGTGCGCGTCATGCCGGATCGCAGTTGCGTGAAGTGGTGACGAGGAACAACACGGCATCGGACGTCTGGGCGGATACGGCCTATCGCTCAAAGAAAATGAGGACTGGCTTGAAGCGCATGGCCGCGTGAGCCGCATCCACCGCAAGAAACCCAGAGGCAAAGCAATGCCGGACCGCACACGCAAAGCGAACAGTGTCAAATCGAAGGTCCGGGCATTCGTCGAACATGTCTTCGCGCAGCAAAAGACGCATATGGGGCTTTATATCCGCACCATCGGAATCAAGCGTGCTGAAACCAAGATCATGCTCGTTAATCTCGCCTATAACATGCAGCGCCTGATCTTCCACGAGCGACGGGCGGCCACAGGATAGGTGCGTCCAAAATCCAGGATCGGAAGCCAAAACAGGCGAATATGGATCAAATATTAGCCGGACAGGCGTGCCGGGCATCATGCCGACGTGAAACATGGCTCCAAAACGTCAAATCATTAGGTTGATGGAGGTGCCCAGCTTGTGCCAGGATCGGGGATGACCGGGAACTCACGCGTCAAGTACTTCATTACAAAAGGCACCAAGACACCGAATGCGATGGTCCAGCGCCAAAAAACCAATGAGACCGGCGAATTCATCCTCGCCGCATGCGCAACAACAGGATTGAGCGCGCCAAAAAACGAAGCCGCAAACATCAGCGTGGGCGGACTATCCCAGCATCGAGCGGTTACACGGCGCGACCGGTGATCCGAGAAACCGCCCCAAATTTTCCTTGCTCTCTCGCCAATCCGATCGTCCATTGTAAAAAACTGTTGCACATAGTGCATCGCGTTCTCTAAGGAGATTTACTTGGTGAGGTAAGCATCGCGATTCGCAGTGCGAACTCTATGGTGGCAAGTCCGGGACGTCATGTGCGCTCGCTTGTTTGTTGAAGAGATCATTTGAACAAGCTGAAGCCCGAAACAAACGCTCAGCAAATTAGGGGGGAGAAATGTCGTGAAGATAGGATTTGATCGCATACGCTTGGTATTGTTTGCAGGGGTTTGCTCGGTAGCACTTTGCTCGCCTTCGGTCTCCTTGGCGCAGGAAGCGGCACAGGATACGGCGGAAGGTCAAGCAACTGAGCCTCAGCCGAACTCGACGCAACAGCAAAAATCTGGCTCGGCGTTCGAGGAAATCGTAGTTACCGCCACCAGACGCGAGGCGCGTCTTCAGGACGTCCCGGTCGCAGTTACCGCGATTACCGGTGATAATCTGGCGGCGGCAGACGTTTCGACCGTCCGCACCCTGACACAAGTCGTTCCCGGTTTCGTCGGTAGCCGCAACATGGGCGTTTTCCAGCCGGTCATTCGCGGCGTTGGATCGACTGGCATCTCGATCGGCGACGAGCCGAACATTGCGATATATGTGGACGGTGTCTATCAGCCGGAATCGGCAGCGAATTGGGTGGACTTGGTGGAAGTCGAGCGGGTCGAGGTCTTGCGTGGCCCGCAGGGCACCACCTTCGGACGCAATGCCACCGGCGGTCTCATCAACGTCATAACGCCTGACCCGAGCTTCAATTTTCGTGGCAAGGCGTCACTGCGTGTCGGCCGGATGCGCAACGACGCTGGCGACTATGATGCCCGCTTTTACGTTACGGGGCCGATCAGCGAAAGTGCGGCCTTCGACATCGCGGGTCTCTTCCGCAAGAATGATGGCTACATCAAGGACCTCGTTCGCGGGGGGGCCTTGGGCGATCAGCGCGTGATCGATATCCGCAGCAAACTCCTGCTGAACCCGGCAGACAGTATCAAGGTCGTTCTGACGGGCGAATTCTTCGACCAGGAAAGCACAACCAATTCCCCCCAGCCGATTGACGGTAATACACTTGGACGAGAATTCCCCGGGGTCATTCTGCCCAGTGACGCGTGGGAAGCGTCGCTAACCCGCATTCCAGTACTTGACCTGCGTCGATGGACTGCTGCTCTTCACGTCTCGATCGATCTGGGAAGCGTAAATCTTGAGTCAACCAGCGGGTTCCTCAACCTTCGCTGGTACCAGGAGACCGACTCCGATGCCTCGAACACCGACATAGGAAATTTCCCGGCAACCTTCGCCACTGAATCGGGCAGCTCCGAACTCAAGTTGAGCTCAACCGACCCCGGTCCGTTTCAATGGCTCCTCGGCGGATATTTCTACCAATTCGGCGGCCACTCGGACCTTAGCCCACTTTCGACGACCACTCCGCCCAGTCCCTTGGTAGGCCCGCGCCTCCAGCCCGAACTGGCGGGTCGCTCTTTCGCCGGTTTCGGCGAGGGAACTTATGAGTTGGCGAGCGGCTTCTTCGTAACGCTCGGTGGACGCTACACGACCGAGAAGCGCAGCTTTACGCAAGTAGTGAATGGGACAACGGTTGTAAACGACGTCAGCAGAACATTCAACAAGTTCAACTACAAAGTCGGCGCTCGCTACGAGGTTGCTCCACGTACAAATGTTTATGCCAATCACAGCACGGCGTTCAAGAGCGGCGTATACAATATGGCTGCGATATTGAGTACTCCGGTTCTTCCTGAAGAAATCACTGCTTATGAAGTTGGCTTGAAATCCGATCCCTTGCCATGGCTGCGCATGAACCTGGCGGGATACTATTACGAGTATAAAAACCTGCAACTCCAAGCTCGTGCTGCGAACAGCCCCGCGTATATCCTCCAGAATGCCGCCAACGCCGAGATTTACGGCGGAGAGCTGGAAACCTTCATTTCTCCGTTCGACGGCCTCAAGCTTCGTGCTGCCGTCGCCTACATGCATGCCCGGTATCAGGATTTCACAGCGGCGCAAGGCTTCATTCCGCGACCGACTGGCGGCAACACCGTCATCACGGTCGATGCCTCGGACAAGGTGATGACTCGTGCGCCGGAGTGGTCGGGCAACCTCGGAGCGGATTATACGACTGCGTTGGGCGGAGGGACGTTCGGAGCAGGCGCGAATATTTCATGGAGTTCGCGTGTGTATTATGACTTCCTAAATAATTTCTCGCAGCCTTCCTACACGCTGACCAACGCCTCGATTTTCTGGACCCCCGACAGCGGGGCCTGGAAGGCGAGCGTATGGGTGACGAATCTGACCAACGAAAAGGTTCTGCAGACAATTCGGCCGGGGACTTTCAGTACAGATGGGTTCTACGAACAGCCGCGCAAGATCGGCGTTTCGTTCGAGGTTAGGTTCTGACACTGGCGGCCAAGTGGGAAGATTAACCGGCTGACGCGATTGAGCGACTTCGATCGTGGTAAGGTCTCGATAAAGTTGGACACTGGGCGGAATCGGAGGGGAGAGTGAGCGGGGCCGAACCGATCCACTCTTCGACTTTGGTGCATTGGTACAGCCAGCGCGTGGTCGTACGCGCAGTTGAAAACTAATGGCCTGTCAATTTCTTAGGTTCTGGGCACGCGCTTTTTGCGCAAGGCGGCCACGGTGAAATAGGCCAATCCGACCCAGATTCACCCGAACGCAAACAAGTGAAGAAGGCCGCAGAGCGGGTCCAAAGGAGCATTCTTGCGGATCAGGTCGGCGGTGCTGAACGATACTGCCAGAACCATCCCGATCCACAAGCTGCTGCCGCCTTTCCCAAAGGCGAGCGCCACCACGCCAAGCGCAGCAAGGCCGACGGAAAGTGTCTGAAGCCGCGTCAATCCTCCTTGAATCACAACCTCAAATCTGTGCCATAGGCGCTGACGGCGCGCACCCGGCTTGCCGCGCTACGATCTTCAGTGCTTCCGGTTTGATGGAGACTGCTCGAGACCGGCCGCGCCAATGATCAGGTGCCGTTTACTCGCAAGGCGATAGCATGGGGGATGGTGGCGTCATCGATCGTTGGCGGCAGACTAAAAGGTTCGTGATCGACGATCTTGCGCAGAAGGTTGCGGAGAATCTTTCCAGATCGGGTCTTCGGTAACTGCTCGACCACATACACGGTCTTCAATGTCGCGACTGCGCCCAGTTCGGCGCGCACGGCCTTGATGACAAGTTCGGCAATCGCGAGTTCATCCGCTGTGCCTGCTCGCGCCGTTACGAATGCAACAGGAACCATGCCCTTGACCAAATCCTTCGCACCGACCAACGCGCATTCGGAAACATCGGCAAGGCGTGCCACAATCTCTTCCATCTGTCCGGTTGAAAGGCGGTGACCTGCGACATTGATGATGTCATCGGTCCGGCCCATGATATGAAGAAAACCGGCGCTGTCGCGATAGCCGGAATCGCCCGTTTCGTAATAGCCCGGGAAACTGGCGAAGTTTTTCCGATAGGCAGCCTCGTTGTTCCACAGCGTCCGGAAGGCACCAGGCGGCAGGGGCGTCCGAATAACGACGTTGCCGCTTTCGCCTTCGTCTACCGCGCGCCCATCGTCGTCGAGGATAGCAAATTCGTAGCCTGGCACCGCTAGCCCCGCGCTGCCCGGCTTGCGCCGCAAATCGCCCATCGCGAAACATGAGGCGATGGCAGGCCAGCCCAGTTCGGTCTGCCACCAGTGATCGATCACCGGCAGCCCGCTTTCCCGTTCAAGCCAGTCAATGGTTGCAGGATCGGCGCGTTCACCGGCAAGGAAGATAGCGCGGCAATCGCCCGTGCCGATCTCCTTCAGGAACTTTGCTTCGGGATCTTCCTTGCGGATTGCCCGGATCGCAGTGGGTGCGGTGAAAAAGGTCTTGACCTTGTTGCGTGTAATCGTCCGCCAGAAGGTGCCCGCATCGGGCGTGCCAACCGGTTTTCCCTCGAATAGAACGGAGGTTCCGCCGACCAGCAAGGGCCCATAGACGATATAACTGTGGCCCACGACCCAGCCAACGTCCGATGCAGCCCAGAAGGCGTCGCCCGAGCTTATGCCATAGATATTCGTCAGGGACCACGAAAGCGCGACAGCATGACCCCCATTGTCGCGCACGACGCCCTTGGGAATTCCGGTAGTTCCCGAGGTGTAGAGGATATAGAGCGGTTCCCACGAAGCGAGCGGCACACAGGCTGGCATTGCGTCGCTTGTGGTGCGGTCGCGCAGTTCCTGCCAGTCACTATCCCGCTCATGACCAAGGTCCGCCGCCAGGCGCTCGCGCTGCAGAAGGACGACATGTTCAACGCCGTGCAACGAAAGTTCGACCGCCTCATCGACCAATGGTTTGTAGGCAATGACCCTCGCCCCCTCGATCCCGCACGAAGCGGTAAGGATAACTTTGGGTTTCGCATCATCAATCCGCTTGGCTAGCTCCGGTGCGGCGAATCCGCCGAAAACCACCGAATGGATCGCACCCAGACGCGCGCAAGCCAGCATGGCGAAGGCCGTCTCGGGCACCATCGGCATGAAGATGACGACCCGGTCGCCCTTCGACACGCCCAGGCTGGCAAGCATCGCCGCCACCCGTCCCGTTTCCTCCAGCAGCTGTGAATAGGTGAAGCTGCGATAAGAGCCTGTCGCGGGGCTGTCGTAGTTCAGTGCAACTGCGTCGCCGCGGCCGGCCAGGACATGCCTGTCCACGCAGTTGTGGCAGGTGTTGAGAATCCCGTCAGAAAACCAGCCCTTGTCTTCGTCATAGGCCAGCCGGGGCTCGGAAAACCAGTCGATCGCCTGCGCGGCGTTCGCCCAGAAGCCTTCAGGGTCTTCGGCAGCGTGACGAAACGCATCGGCATAGGACTGATTGTGTTGTTTTTTGGTCATGGCTTTAAGCGTCCTGGGTTGCGGATTCGGAGGGTCGCGGGGCTATCGACGTGAAATGGCGATCGCGGCGATGATCATGATCGCGCCCACAAAATGATATGAAGATAGATATTCACCAAGGAGCGGTATGGCGAGTCCGACCCCGAACACCGTCGGCAAGTTCATATAGACCCCTGCGCGAACCGATCCGATCAGCACTACCGAACGGTTGAACAGGCCATAGGCGGCAAGCGAGGGAAATATCCCGACATACAGAACGGCAGCCACCACTTCGGCCGGCGGCAACGACAGGCCCTTGCTGGCCAGCATGGTGAAGTAGGGTATTGCCAGCGATGCTGCGCCGATCGCGAAAAGGACGGCGAGCAAGGTAAGGTGATGTACGGTCGGCGCCTTGCGCAGGAAGGTGGCGTAGGCCGAATAAAGGAATACAGCTGTCACGGCGAGCAAATCCCCGCGGTTGAGTGCGCTCCATTGCAGGGCGAACGGATGCCCTTTAGTCACGATCCATATGACCCCTACAAATGACAATCCAGCGCTGAGCGCAAGAAGTGGCCGCAACCGCTCCCCAAACACAACCGCTGGTATCACCATCGTCATTATCGGCATGATGGCTTGCAGCATCAGACTGTTGGTTGCAGTAGTGTACTGAAGCGCCGAATAGACGAGATAGCTGAACAGCCCCACACCAAAAAGACCGAGCAGCACGAGCCCCGGCCAGGACTCGCGCAGGGCCTGGCTGTCGGCCTTGATATATCGCCAGGCGAAAGGCAGCAAGAACAGGAAAGCAACCACCCATCTCCAGAATGCAAGCGACAGGGGAGAGATCAGGTCGCGCGCTGCCCGGCCGACAATCGGGTTCAACGCCCAGAAGAAGGACGCCAGGCAGAGCAGCAAGGTGGGCGAGTTCCAGATCGCTGGCCCCGCACCGCGCCAGCCGGCGAGATGCCTAACAAACGCGTTCAAAATCCTGCGCCTTGTTGGACAAAAGCTGCTTGCAGAACAGTTCTTTTTTGCATATGGTGCATCACGTTGCCTATAATGACTGGGCCTAATTGGTGCAAGCCAAATGAGCTTTACGGAGAGAATTATGACCGGAGACCCCCGCCTTGTCGACACAATCGAATCGAGTCAGTCGCGCGAGATTTTCTGGGATAAGGACGTGTACGATCTTGAGCTGGAGCGGATTTTTGGGCGCGCGTGGCTATTTCTGGGCCACGAGTCGCTCCTCCCCAAGCCCGGCGATTTTATCACCACCTATATGGCCGAAGACAAGGTCATCCTGTCGCATCAGCCCGATGGATCATTCCGGGCGTTCATCAATTCGTGCACCCACCGCGGCAACCAGATTTGCCATGCCGACAGCGGCAATGCCAAGGCGTTCGTCTGCAACTACCACGGCTGGGTATACGGGCAGGACGGTAGTCTCGTCGATGTCCCACTCGAATCGCGGTGCTACCACGACCAGCTCGACAAATCGCGGCTAGCCGCTAAACCCGTCCGGGTGGAGACCTACAAGGGTTTCATTTTCGGCTGCGGTGATGCGGACGCGCCAAGCTTGGAGGAATATCTGGGCGAATTCCGCTGGTACCTTGACACGATTTGGGAGGGTGCCGGAGGCGGGCTGGAATTGCTGGGACCTCCAATGAAAAGCATTTTGGCTTGCAATTGGAAAGTGCCGACTGAGAACTTCGTCGGCGATGGCTACCATGTTGGCTGGACCCATGCCGGCGCATTGGCCGGGATCGGCGGCGAACTGGCCGGTCTGGCGGGCAATCGCGCGGACATCCCGTTCGAAGATCTCGGCCTCCAGTTCACGACCCGCCACGGGCACGGTTTCGGAGTGATTGATAATGCCGCCCCTGCGATCCACGTCAAGCGAGAGGGTTGGGCAAAGTACCTTGCCGAAACGCGAGCTGAAGTGGGCCGGAAGTTTGGGCCTGAACGTGAGCGACTTTATGTCGGCCACTGGAACTGCTCGATCTTCCCGAGCTGCTCCTTCCTTTACGGTACCAATACGTTCAAGGTCTGGCATCCACGCGGCCCGCACGAGATTGAGGTATGGACCTACACGATGGTGCCACGCGACGCTGACCCAGAAACCAAGAGCACTATCCAGCGTGAAGCCACTCGAAGTTTCGGGACGGCCGGGACGCTGGAAAGTGATGATGGCGAGAACATGTCGTCGGCTACCCATGTCAACCGCGGAAACATAACCCGCGACGGTCGAATGGACTCCAGCATGGGTGCTGGCTTCGAAGGGCCGCATCCGGTTTATCCGGGGATCGTTGGATCCAGTTTCATCGGAGAAACATCCCATCGCGGTTTCTATCGTTTCTGGAAGGAAATGCTGGATGCACCCGATTGGACGGCGGTGAAGGCAAACGACAACACCTGGGATTCGGTTTTCACCAATCGCGAATATTGGACCGATAAGCTCGACGCGGTCGAGTAGTAGAGACACTTCTACACGAAACGTACCGAAAACCGGAGAATTTATGTCAGTTAAGCAGATTTCAGTAGGACCGGATGTGCAGTTCGCTATCGAGACGCATTACCGCGCCGAAGTCCGATTGTGGCAAACAGGACAATACCGCGAGTGGCTCAAGGATATGGTCGCGGAGGACATCCATTACTGGATGCCAATCTACGAACAGCGCTTTCTCCGGGACCGCCGCTCCGACCCCACTCCTGACGACGCCGCTATCTATAATGACGATTACGGCGAACTCGATCAGCGGGTCGAGCGGCTCTATACTGGTACCGTGTGGATGGAGGATCCTCCCTCCAAAATAAGGTATTTTATCGGCAACGTTGAAGCTTTCGATGCGGGCAAGGACGAATTCGACGTTTATTCAAACCTGCTCGTTTATCGGAACCGCCGCCAGCTTGAGACGACCGTGCACACGCTGGGTCGCGAGGACAGTTTGCGCCGGGTTGGCGATGGTTTCAAGGTGTTCCGGCGCAAGCTCCTGCTCGATGCCAGGGTAACGCAAGATAAGAACCTGTATTTTTTCTGTTAAGCGAGCGCCCGAGAGCGCAATAAAGGGAGATTCAATATGCAAGCCTATGCCGCGATCATTGAAAGCCAGGGCGGGAAATTTGTCCTTGATAACGTAGATATCGAAGAGCCCCGTGACAATGAAGTACTCGTAAAGATAGCTGCGGCCGGGATGTGCCACACCGATCTTACCGTCCGCGACCAATATTATCCGACGCCACTTCCCGTCGTGCTAGGCCATGAAGGTTCGGGCGTTATCGAAAAGGTCGGGCGCGGCGTCACCACAGTCAAGCCTGGCGACAAGGTGGTGTTGTCATTCAGCTATTGCGGAACCTGCCCATCGTGCCGGAAGGGCCACCAAGCCTATTGCCCAAGCCTCTTCCCACTCAATTTTATGGGTCGCAGACTCGACGGATCGACTCCAATTAGGCGCAACGGAGAAGAGATGAATGCATGCTTCTTCGGACAGTCCTCATTCGCGACCTACTCGATCGCAACCGAAAACAACTGCGTCAAGGTCGCCGACGACGCGCCGATAGAACTTCTCGGTCCGCTGGGCTGTGGAATTCAAACCGGCGCGGGCACCGTCCTCAATGCATTGCAGCCTGCCCCGGGCTCGTCGATCGCGATCTTCGGCGTCGGCTCGGTTGGTCTCAGCGCGGTGATGGCTGCAAAGGTTTCCGGTTGCCTCAAGATTATCGCAGTCGATCGCAATCCCACGCGTTTACAACTGGCCCGTGAGCTTGGTGCAACCGATATTATCGATGCCACAAACACAAATGCCCAGGAAACGATTATTGCCTTAACGGGCGGCGGCGCGGACTATGCTATAGATACCACCGCCATTCCTCAAGTTCTGCGCAGCGCGGTAGACAGTACACATACCATGGGCGAAACAGCTGTAGTCGGCGGGGCTTCGTTAGGTACCGAATTCTCGCTTGACATGAACAATATGCTTTTCGGCCGCAAATTACGCGGAGTTGTCGAAGGTTCGAGCACGCCGCAAGTCTTCATCCCGCAACTGATTGCGATGCGCGAGGCCGGCCTGTTTCCGTTCGAACGGCTCTGCACGTACTACGATTTCGACCAGATCAATCAGGCCGTCGAGGATACGGAAGTTTCCGGTAACGCAATCAAGGCCATTCTCAAGATGTAATGCCGAAAAGGGTACTCCCTGATCGGCTTATCCCC comes from Sphingorhabdus sp. YGSMI21 and encodes:
- a CDS encoding aromatic ring-hydroxylating dioxygenase subunit alpha: MTGDPRLVDTIESSQSREIFWDKDVYDLELERIFGRAWLFLGHESLLPKPGDFITTYMAEDKVILSHQPDGSFRAFINSCTHRGNQICHADSGNAKAFVCNYHGWVYGQDGSLVDVPLESRCYHDQLDKSRLAAKPVRVETYKGFIFGCGDADAPSLEEYLGEFRWYLDTIWEGAGGGLELLGPPMKSILACNWKVPTENFVGDGYHVGWTHAGALAGIGGELAGLAGNRADIPFEDLGLQFTTRHGHGFGVIDNAAPAIHVKREGWAKYLAETRAEVGRKFGPERERLYVGHWNCSIFPSCSFLYGTNTFKVWHPRGPHEIEVWTYTMVPRDADPETKSTIQREATRSFGTAGTLESDDGENMSSATHVNRGNITRDGRMDSSMGAGFEGPHPVYPGIVGSSFIGETSHRGFYRFWKEMLDAPDWTAVKANDNTWDSVFTNREYWTDKLDAVE
- a CDS encoding aromatic-ring-hydroxylating dioxygenase subunit beta; the protein is MSVKQISVGPDVQFAIETHYRAEVRLWQTGQYREWLKDMVAEDIHYWMPIYEQRFLRDRRSDPTPDDAAIYNDDYGELDQRVERLYTGTVWMEDPPSKIRYFIGNVEAFDAGKDEFDVYSNLLVYRNRRQLETTVHTLGREDSLRRVGDGFKVFRRKLLLDARVTQDKNLYFFC
- a CDS encoding NAD(P)-dependent alcohol dehydrogenase, whose product is MQAYAAIIESQGGKFVLDNVDIEEPRDNEVLVKIAAAGMCHTDLTVRDQYYPTPLPVVLGHEGSGVIEKVGRGVTTVKPGDKVVLSFSYCGTCPSCRKGHQAYCPSLFPLNFMGRRLDGSTPIRRNGEEMNACFFGQSSFATYSIATENNCVKVADDAPIELLGPLGCGIQTGAGTVLNALQPAPGSSIAIFGVGSVGLSAVMAAKVSGCLKIIAVDRNPTRLQLARELGATDIIDATNTNAQETIIALTGGGADYAIDTTAIPQVLRSAVDSTHTMGETAVVGGASLGTEFSLDMNNMLFGRKLRGVVEGSSTPQVFIPQLIAMREAGLFPFERLCTYYDFDQINQAVEDTEVSGNAIKAILKM